Proteins found in one Tsukamurella paurometabola DSM 20162 genomic segment:
- a CDS encoding pyridoxal-phosphate dependent enzyme, with amino-acid sequence MKAVGHIAAALSNPALIRARDDGYLLRFESMKVASARAALAAAISAGRVAPGGTVIDSSSGIYAYALALACHEAGIRCRIVGSTTIDETLRLQLIALGVDLEQMPPSASLKLDQDRRVQRIRELLAENPSLHWMRQYHDPVHYLGYRDIARSVAAELTRAGAASVRLVAPVGSGVSSGALRLGFEDAGLTVELVGVQPFGSITFGSEHVDDPDMLIAGIGSSIRFDNVRHRLYDVIHWISFEVARSGTRALLSEHAVFAGLSSGAGMIAAGHERIAEDGPPVDVTVQVLPDTGHRYAPVLSGEVGSVPAGPALVQRPEDVVLPWSRMRWAGRAAPR; translated from the coding sequence GTGAAGGCCGTCGGGCATATCGCTGCGGCGCTCAGCAATCCGGCGTTGATCCGGGCGCGCGACGACGGGTATCTGCTGCGCTTCGAATCGATGAAGGTGGCATCCGCTCGCGCGGCGCTCGCGGCGGCGATCTCGGCGGGGCGGGTGGCGCCGGGCGGCACCGTCATCGATTCCTCGTCGGGGATCTACGCCTACGCTCTCGCGCTGGCCTGCCATGAGGCCGGGATCCGGTGTCGGATAGTGGGATCGACCACGATCGATGAGACACTACGGCTTCAACTGATCGCACTGGGCGTCGACCTCGAACAGATGCCGCCGTCCGCCTCTCTCAAGCTGGATCAGGACCGCCGGGTGCAGCGCATCCGCGAATTGCTCGCCGAGAACCCGTCGCTGCACTGGATGCGGCAGTACCACGATCCGGTGCACTATCTCGGGTATCGCGACATCGCTCGCTCGGTCGCGGCCGAACTGACCCGCGCCGGTGCGGCCTCGGTGCGGTTGGTGGCGCCCGTCGGTTCCGGGGTCTCCAGTGGCGCGCTACGTCTGGGCTTCGAGGACGCCGGGCTCACCGTCGAACTGGTGGGCGTGCAGCCCTTCGGCAGTATCACGTTCGGGTCGGAGCACGTCGACGACCCGGACATGCTGATCGCCGGGATCGGATCGTCGATCCGGTTCGACAACGTGCGCCACAGGCTGTACGACGTGATCCACTGGATCTCCTTCGAGGTGGCCCGTTCCGGTACCCGCGCCCTGCTCTCCGAACACGCGGTGTTCGCCGGATTGTCCTCGGGTGCGGGCATGATCGCGGCCGGCCACGAACGGATCGCCGAGGACGGACCGCCCGTGGACGTCACCGTCCAGGTGCTGCCGGATACAGGGCACCGATACGCACCGGTGCTGTCGGGAGAGGTCGGGTCCGTACCCGCGGGGCCGGCCCTGGTGCAGCGCCCCGAGGATGTGGTGCTGCCGTGGTCCCGGATGCGGTGGGCCGGTCGCGCCGCGCCCCGCTAA
- the mnhG gene encoding monovalent cation/H(+) antiporter subunit G → MVLDVIAAALMLTGAVFALTAAIGIVRFPDTLTRMHAATKPQTMGLLLLLGGSAVLLRHSVDVWMLILAGLFALLTAPVVAHRVGRVAYQEQRLRDKTIAVDDMETGARD, encoded by the coding sequence GTTCTCGACGTGATCGCAGCGGCCCTCATGCTGACCGGCGCCGTGTTCGCGTTGACGGCGGCGATCGGCATCGTCCGGTTCCCGGACACCCTCACCCGCATGCACGCGGCCACCAAACCGCAGACCATGGGACTGCTGCTCCTGCTCGGTGGTTCCGCGGTGCTACTGCGGCACTCGGTGGACGTGTGGATGCTGATCCTGGCCGGACTGTTCGCCCTGTTGACCGCCCCGGTGGTGGCGCACCGGGTGGGACGGGTGGCCTACCAGGAGCAGCGCCTACGCGACAAGACGATCGCCGTCGACGATATGGAGACCGGCGCCCGGGATTAG